In the genome of Streptomyces sp. NBC_00433, the window GTGGGCCCGCGTCCTCCTGCGCCAGGCGGTTGCCCCTGGCAGGGGCTGGGCTCTCCGCAGAGGGGCACGCGTTTTTCAGGGGCGCGGGGAACTGGGCGACAAGCCCCCACCGGGCCGCAGGGAGGGCCGTACCGGCACCTCGCAGGGACGCGGCACCCGGGGGGACGGGCACGGGCCCGTTCCCCCGGGTGCACCCCGGTCAGGGGGTCGTGGAGGTGATGATGACGCTGCCCGTGCCGGCCGCAGTGCCGCCGGCGTCGAGGAGCTGGACCTGCCCGAAGAGCTGCCGCCCGGCAGGCGCCTCCGCCGCGGCGAGGACGGTCGCCGAGACCGGCACCGTGGCACCGTGCGGAAGGTTGACGGGCGTGGACGTGTCGACCGTGACCTGGCCGAGGGCGGCCGAGTAGTAGACGTCCTCGTAGGAGTAGGTCGTCGAGCCGGACGGCACGGAGTATCCGTCCACCTCGAAGGTGTACGTGCCGGGCGCCGGGTCGGCGAGGCTGACCGCCTCCTCCGCGTCACCGTCGGCGGACTGCGCGATGAGCACACCGTCGAGGTAGACGTAGAGGTCGAGGTCGGCCTGCTGGTCGGAGGGCGACCCGATGGAGACGTCGAGACGCGAGGCACCCGGGCCGAGCGTCAGCGTCGTCGTCTGGGCGTCGCCCTCGGCGATGGTCGGTGTGGCCGTGAGGGCCGAGCCGAGCGGCCCGCCGCTCAGGGAGCCGCCGCTGATCGGCGCGAAGCGGTTGGTGACGTTCCAGCTCACCGGCGCCGGGGTGCCGACCTGGGCCGTGGGCAGGGTCTGCACGGCCGGGTCGAAGGCCGCTCCGAGGAGGGAGGCGGTGAGCACGTACGGGTTGTCGAGCAGCGGCGAGGTGCGCCGGGCCTCGACCTCGATCTCCCACACGCCCGGCAGCGGGTCCGCGTAGGAGCGCAGGTCGGGGCGGCAGGTGTTGGCGGGGTTGTTGTAGTTGGGGTAGCAGTCGGGGGTCTGGGTGGAGTCCAGCGGCACACCGTAGGGGTGCATGGAGATGAACCTGGTCTGGCTGCCGGGCTTGAGGCCGCCCATGGCGACTTCGAGCGAGGTCGCGCCGGCCGGGACGGTGAGGAAGTACGAGCGGGTGCTGTCCCGCTGGATCGTCCCGGAGCGGGTCAGCGTGTAGGACGGGCTCGCGATCGGCGTGGAGACGACGACGGCGGCCGATATCTGCGTGTCGGTGCCGTGGGTGAGCGGGTCGTCCACGTTCAGCAGGGCGCTGTGCACCCCGGCGGACCGCGGCTTCGCGGTGACCTTCACGGTGACCGGCTTGTTCAGCGGCAGCACCACCAGCGGGCTGGCGACGGAGAAGGTGCCGTCGTTGTGCGCCCAGGTCAGGGTGTGCAGCAGGGAGTAGGCCGGCCCGCTGGTGCGGGTCACGGTGACGTTGTACGTGCGCTGCTTGCCGGCCGTCAGGCCGCCTTCGCGGTCGTAGACGCCGGTGCCGTACCCGGGGGTCAGCAGGTAGCTCGACAGCGCGGTGTCGACCGGCGCCTTGACGGTGTACGTGTCGGTGGTGCCGCCGCGCCGCAGCAGGTCCCAGGCGGGGCCGACGGCGACGAGTCCGGCGCCCTGGTCGACGGTCTGGAAGCCGGGGATGCTCTTGGCGGTGCTGACCAGCGCGGTGCGCAGCTGCGCCGGGGTGACCTTCAGGTGCTGCGCCTTGGCGGCGGACAGCAGCAGGGCCGCGGCTCCGGTGGCCTGCGGTGAGGCCATCGAGGTGCCCTGGAGCATGGCGTAGCCGGGCGGCAGGGTGTAGCCGGCCTCGGCGACGGGCGCGCCCGGCTCCCAGGTCGGCACGGAGTTGATGGCGGCGCCGGGCGCGGTGATGACGGGGGCGAGGCCGCCGTCCTCGCGCGGGCCGCGGGAGGAGAAGGGCAGCAGCGAGTACGGCACGGTGGTCTGCGAGCCGTAGTTGGCGGCCCAGGTCTCACGCGAGATGGACGCGCCGACGCTGAGGACGTGGTCGGCCAGGCCGGGGTCGCCTATGGTGTTGACGCCGGGGCCGTCGTTGCCCGCGGAGATCACCAGCTGCACCCCGTAGGTGTCGATCAGCTGCTTGTAGAGCAGGTCGCGGGCGCTGGCACCGTCGTTGAGGGCGCCGAGGCCGCCGATGGACATGTTGACGACGTCGACGTGGTGGTTGACCACCAGGTCGGTCATGCCCTCGGTGAGCGCGATGTTGGTGCAGCCGCCGCTCCAGGTGCAGGCCCGGGAGGAGACGATCTTCGCGCCGGGCGCGGCGCCGTTCATCTTGCCGCCGAAGAGCCCGTTGGCGGCGGTGATGCCCGCGACGTGCGTGCCGTGCTCGGACTGCACGACGCCGATGTTGACGAAGTCGGCCTTCTTGCCGACCCAGGTGCCCCCGTAGGGGTCCATCGGGACGTCCTTGCGGATCTCGATGGTGAAGGGGATCGACTCGGAGATCGGCGTGGCCGGGTTGTCGGTGCCGAAGTGGCCGATCTGGAAGCCGTCCTTGTACGGCTTCATGGCGGTGTCGTTGCCGAAGTCGCCGTTGTTGTCCAGGTCCAGCCGGACGGTGCCGGCGGCCGGGTCGTAGAGCACACCCCACACGTCGGTGGTGTCGCCGTCGCGGTTGAGGTCGCCGAGCATGTCGCCGCCCTTGGTGGCGGCCTCGGCGAAGGTGCTGAAGAGGTAGTTGCCCGCGGGCGCGGTCCAGGTGCGGCCGGACGCGGTGAAGGACGGCCCCGCGACGCTGGTGACCATCGCCCGCCAGGTGGCGTCGCTGTCGAGTATCGGGTCGGTCGAGGTGACCCAGTCGATGATCTTCCGCTCACCCGTGGTGGTCTTCTGCAGCGCCGGGTGGCCGACGTCGACGCCGGAGTCCAGGATGCCGATGGTGATGCCGCGCCCGTCGGCGGCGGGG includes:
- a CDS encoding S8 family serine peptidase, encoding MPLDHIPGKRRPARLALAAGLVAALTAAGPALAVADSAPTAPTAPTTAPATGSDAPGEPGKDAADKLGSADATLLAKAKADGDKNVTFMIAGKPGSTAEITSRLHAQGASVGQTYDQLGYVRATVPTAKADAALGAAQKLPSVLAIDLKQEVKLDDPTPAADTTAAASHHPGKPAATYPGPDKNTPAKNPYQPAFETGAVDFVKDHPAADGRGITIGILDSGVDVGHPALQKTTTGERKIIDWVTSTDPILDSDATWRAMVTSVAGPSFTASGRTWTAPAGNYLFSTFAEAATKGGDMLGDLNRDGDTTDVWGVLYDPAAGTVRLDLDNNGDFGNDTAMKPYKDGFQIGHFGTDNPATPISESIPFTIEIRKDVPMDPYGGTWVGKKADFVNIGVVQSEHGTHVAGITAANGLFGGKMNGAAPGAKIVSSRACTWSGGCTNIALTEGMTDLVVNHHVDVVNMSIGGLGALNDGASARDLLYKQLIDTYGVQLVISAGNDGPGVNTIGDPGLADHVLSVGASISRETWAANYGSQTTVPYSLLPFSSRGPREDGGLAPVITAPGAAINSVPTWEPGAPVAEAGYTLPPGYAMLQGTSMASPQATGAAALLLSAAKAQHLKVTPAQLRTALVSTAKSIPGFQTVDQGAGLVAVGPAWDLLRRGGTTDTYTVKAPVDTALSSYLLTPGYGTGVYDREGGLTAGKQRTYNVTVTRTSGPAYSLLHTLTWAHNDGTFSVASPLVVLPLNKPVTVKVTAKPRSAGVHSALLNVDDPLTHGTDTQISAAVVVSTPIASPSYTLTRSGTIQRDSTRSYFLTVPAGATSLEVAMGGLKPGSQTRFISMHPYGVPLDSTQTPDCYPNYNNPANTCRPDLRSYADPLPGVWEIEVEARRTSPLLDNPYVLTASLLGAAFDPAVQTLPTAQVGTPAPVSWNVTNRFAPISGGSLSGGPLGSALTATPTIAEGDAQTTTLTLGPGASRLDVSIGSPSDQQADLDLYVYLDGVLIAQSADGDAEEAVSLADPAPGTYTFEVDGYSVPSGSTTYSYEDVYYSAALGQVTVDTSTPVNLPHGATVPVSATVLAAAEAPAGRQLFGQVQLLDAGGTAAGTGSVIITSTTP